In the Chitinophagaceae bacterium genome, TATGCCACGAAGGTCTGCACTCAATAAAACATTTGTTGATATATCAGCATCTTCAGTATTATGCCCCATTTTTATAAAAACCTCTCGGACAAAATTATATAAATCTGAATAATTTTTGATTACCATATAGATCTTTTTAGAAAGTAATTATCCTCTTATTTTGTGTACAAAATTTTTTATAGATAGATCTAAATCGTTAGATTTTTGAAGCACATCAATAAAAGCACTGCCTATGATTGCCCCACTAAAGTATTTACAAACCGTAGAAAAGGTAGTATGATTAGAAATTCCAAAGCCCACTAAGAGAGGATTTTTTAATCGCATATCTTTTATACGTTGAAAATATGTCTTTTGGGCTGTATAAATGTCTGATTTAGCCCCCGTGACCCCAAAAGAAGCTACTAAATAGATAAAAGATTCCGTGAGATTATCTATTTCTTGGATTCTTTCCGTTGATGTTTGTGGGGTAATTAAAAAAATAAAATGAACATTATACTTTTGAAATATATGTTGGTAATGCGTTTTATATTCAAAAAGAGGGAGGTCGGGGATAATCACCCCTGAAATCCCTAATTCTTGACATTTTTCACAAAAATTTTCAATTCCGAATTGAAAAATAGGATTTATATAGCCCATTAAGAGTATTGGAAAAGAGAGTTTGGTAGGCATTTCCTCTAATTGTTGGAACAGTAAAGGGAGATTCATACCATTGTTTAATGCTTCTTGATTACTTGCTTGAATAGTTTCCCCATCGGCAATAGGATCTGAAAAGGGAATACCTATTTCTACCAAATCCACATCTCCTTGATTCAGAGCATTCAATATATTGGGAGTGCTGTCTATAAAAGGATACCCTGCGGTAAAATAAAGTGATAATATGTTTTCTTTTTTGTGCTGAAATACATCAGCAATACTTTTGGGTTGTTTCATACTCTCTCTATAATAAATAAAAAATGTTATTTGTATTTTTTTCTGATATACTCACCTTACGCAAAAATTATATTCAAAAAGT is a window encoding:
- the trpA gene encoding tryptophan synthase subunit alpha, producing MKQPKSIADVFQHKKENILSLYFTAGYPFIDSTPNILNALNQGDVDLVEIGIPFSDPIADGETIQASNQEALNNGMNLPLLFQQLEEMPTKLSFPILLMGYINPIFQFGIENFCEKCQELGISGVIIPDLPLFEYKTHYQHIFQKYNVHFIFLITPQTSTERIQEIDNLTESFIYLVASFGVTGAKSDIYTAQKTYFQRIKDMRLKNPLLVGFGISNHTTFSTVCKYFSGAIIGSAFIDVLQKSNDLDLSIKNFVHKIRG